A DNA window from Shewanella baltica contains the following coding sequences:
- a CDS encoding DUF6445 family protein yields MQTLDRNTNTAKPQATKQQATKQQPVKLTPQLVYLGNEKTPLIIIDDVAADLLPIRQCAYTQAHFSADNGSFYPGVRAPLPQAYVTDVLNLVYQLIYDVYQIPSSLSIKLQALYFSLISTPACELKPLQCLPHFDTPSPHYFALLHYLNDGPHGNTAFFRHIPTGFERINEERMPDYFKSAQPLVDDITRHPSGYCVESDSHYEIYHQVEYRPNRLVIYPGNLLHSTLVNPQTDIDANPRTGRLTSNIFIEFKPSVR; encoded by the coding sequence ATGCAAACCTTAGATCGCAACACGAATACGGCTAAGCCACAAGCAACTAAGCAGCAGGCAACTAAGCAACAGCCAGTCAAGCTCACGCCTCAGCTAGTTTATCTTGGCAATGAAAAGACGCCCTTGATTATTATCGATGATGTTGCGGCAGATCTGTTGCCAATACGTCAGTGTGCTTACACCCAAGCGCACTTTTCTGCCGATAATGGGTCTTTTTACCCCGGCGTGCGTGCCCCCTTGCCGCAGGCCTATGTCACCGATGTGCTCAATCTTGTGTACCAGTTGATTTATGATGTGTATCAAATCCCTTCGAGCTTAAGCATCAAATTACAGGCATTGTATTTCTCGCTGATCAGTACCCCCGCGTGTGAGCTTAAACCGCTGCAATGCCTGCCGCATTTTGATACTCCCTCCCCACACTATTTCGCGCTACTGCACTATTTAAACGACGGCCCCCATGGTAATACGGCGTTTTTCCGCCATATTCCGACGGGCTTTGAGCGGATAAATGAAGAACGTATGCCAGACTACTTTAAGTCTGCTCAACCTTTAGTCGATGACATTACTCGCCATCCTTCGGGCTATTGTGTTGAAAGCGACAGTCATTATGAGATTTATCATCAAGTAGAATATCGCCCGAATCGTTTAGTGATTTATCCCGGTAATTTGCTGCATTCCACCTTAGTGAACCCACAAACCGATATTGATGCCAACCCAAGAACCGGCCGGCTAACGAGCAATATTTTTATCGAGTTTAAACCCTCAGTCCGCTAA
- a CDS encoding peptide MFS transporter — protein sequence MTIGTAPVSKTHSFMTVSLIELWERFGYYGMQALIVYFMVQRLGFDDSRANLVWSACAALIYVSPAIGGWVGDKILGTKRTMLLGAGILSLGYALMAVPTENTWFMFSALGVIVVGNGLFKPNAGNLVRKIYEGDDSKIDSAFTIYYMAVNVGSTFSMLLTPWIKDYVNAQYGNEFGWHAAFAVCCVGILVGLGNYALMRKSLVHYGSEPDTRPVNKKNLTIVLGLSALSVVASAIILEYEAVARVFVYAAGVAVLAIFFHLIRTSETSERAGLIAALILTVQTVFFFIFYQQMSTSLALFALRNVDWDFQIFGTHLWTWSPAQFQALNPLWIMVLSPILAWSYSWAGRNDKDFSIAAKFALGFAVVAIGFFIYGFAGQFAVNGKTSSWIMIWGYASYSLGELLVSGLGLAMIARYVPARMGGFMMGAYFVASGISQYLGGVVANFASVPKDLVDPLQTLPVYTSLFNKLGIAAVVCTFIALAVLPLMRRLTETHHSHNNTENESAAASLRDVKAEQ from the coding sequence ATGACTATTGGGACTGCTCCGGTAAGTAAAACACATTCATTTATGACAGTGTCTCTTATCGAATTATGGGAACGCTTTGGTTATTACGGCATGCAAGCGCTGATTGTGTACTTTATGGTGCAGCGCCTTGGCTTTGATGACTCACGTGCAAACTTAGTATGGAGTGCCTGTGCGGCGCTCATTTATGTATCACCGGCCATTGGTGGTTGGGTTGGGGATAAGATCCTCGGCACTAAACGCACTATGCTGCTGGGTGCGGGGATTTTGTCTCTGGGTTATGCGCTGATGGCCGTACCCACTGAAAATACGTGGTTTATGTTTTCAGCGCTCGGCGTGATTGTGGTCGGTAACGGCCTGTTCAAACCCAATGCCGGTAACTTAGTTCGTAAAATTTACGAAGGTGACGATTCTAAAATCGACAGTGCGTTTACTATCTATTATATGGCGGTCAACGTCGGCTCGACCTTCTCTATGTTGCTCACGCCTTGGATTAAAGATTACGTCAACGCCCAGTATGGCAACGAGTTTGGCTGGCATGCCGCCTTTGCCGTGTGCTGTGTCGGTATATTGGTGGGGTTAGGTAACTATGCACTTATGCGTAAGAGTCTAGTCCATTACGGTTCTGAGCCAGATACTCGCCCAGTGAACAAGAAAAACCTCACGATTGTATTGGGCCTATCCGCATTGTCGGTTGTCGCTTCAGCCATTATTCTTGAATACGAAGCTGTTGCGCGCGTCTTCGTTTATGCAGCTGGCGTAGCCGTATTGGCCATTTTCTTCCACTTGATCCGCACCAGCGAAACCAGTGAACGAGCGGGACTGATTGCGGCGCTGATCCTCACAGTGCAAACCGTGTTCTTCTTTATCTTCTATCAACAAATGTCGACGTCATTGGCGCTGTTTGCCCTGCGTAACGTGGACTGGGATTTCCAAATCTTTGGTACCCATTTGTGGACTTGGTCACCGGCTCAGTTCCAAGCATTAAATCCATTATGGATTATGGTGTTAAGTCCAATCTTGGCTTGGAGTTATTCGTGGGCGGGTCGCAATGATAAAGACTTCTCTATCGCGGCGAAATTTGCCCTCGGTTTTGCCGTCGTCGCTATCGGCTTCTTTATCTATGGCTTTGCCGGACAATTCGCCGTCAACGGTAAAACCTCTTCATGGATCATGATCTGGGGCTATGCCTCTTACTCTTTAGGCGAATTGCTGGTGAGTGGTCTTGGTCTTGCCATGATTGCCCGCTACGTACCTGCGCGTATGGGCGGCTTTATGATGGGCGCCTATTTCGTCGCCTCAGGTATTTCACAGTATCTGGGCGGTGTGGTCGCTAACTTCGCCAGTGTGCCAAAAGATTTAGTCGATCCACTGCAAACCTTACCCGTATACACCAGCCTATTTAATAAATTGGGTATCGCGGCTGTGGTTTGTACCTTTATCGCACTTGCGGTATTACCGCTAATGCGTCGCCTGACTGAGACTCACCATTCACATAATAATACTGAGAATGAAAGTGCTGCGGCATCGCTACGGGATGTGAAAGCCGAGCAGTAA
- a CDS encoding LLM class flavin-dependent oxidoreductase: MSQPTSLLADIPFSLLELAPMRQGSTVGETLNNSLRYAKEADRLGFNRFWFAEHHNMPGIASAATSVLIGYIAGNTQRIRVGAGGIMLPNHAPLVVAEQFGTLESLYPGRIDLGLGRAPGSDQVTSRALNRDTSRDEQFPEEVSELQTLLGPYNGRHAVRAIPGEGTNVPIWLLGSSLFSAQLAAQRGLPYVFAGHFAPRFLYDAIEIYRRDFKPSQVLDKPYVMLGLPLVAADTDEEAQFLGTTSKQRVLALIRGHELWLKPPVETMDGLWSAQEETYVDNFLGLSVIGGPATIKHRLEMIVKELGVNEFIFTNDLYDLDKRKKALQILMEIKQ, translated from the coding sequence ATGTCACAACCGACATCATTATTGGCCGATATTCCCTTCTCGCTATTGGAACTCGCGCCCATGCGCCAAGGTTCGACTGTGGGTGAAACGCTGAACAATAGTTTGCGGTATGCCAAGGAAGCCGATCGCCTCGGCTTTAATCGTTTTTGGTTTGCCGAACACCACAATATGCCCGGTATCGCCAGCGCGGCGACCTCAGTATTAATTGGTTATATTGCTGGCAATACTCAGCGTATTCGCGTCGGCGCGGGTGGCATTATGCTACCAAACCATGCGCCGTTGGTGGTCGCCGAACAGTTCGGCACCCTTGAAAGTCTCTATCCTGGTCGCATCGATTTAGGACTGGGACGCGCACCGGGCAGCGATCAAGTTACCAGCCGAGCACTGAACCGTGATACCAGTCGCGACGAACAATTCCCTGAAGAAGTCAGTGAATTACAAACCTTACTCGGCCCTTATAATGGTCGCCATGCGGTGCGAGCGATTCCTGGGGAAGGCACCAATGTGCCGATTTGGTTATTGGGCTCGAGTCTCTTTAGCGCACAGTTAGCGGCGCAGCGCGGTTTGCCCTATGTGTTTGCGGGCCACTTTGCACCACGTTTTCTCTACGATGCGATTGAAATCTATCGCCGCGATTTTAAACCTTCTCAAGTGCTGGATAAGCCGTATGTGATGTTAGGTTTGCCGCTCGTTGCCGCCGACACTGATGAAGAAGCGCAATTTCTGGGCACGACCTCGAAACAGCGCGTGCTGGCACTTATCCGTGGTCACGAGTTATGGTTAAAACCTCCAGTTGAAACGATGGATGGCTTGTGGAGTGCGCAAGAAGAAACCTATGTCGATAATTTCTTAGGTTTATCTGTCATTGGCGGCCCAGCGACGATTAAGCATCGTTTGGAAATGATCGTCAAAGAACTTGGCGTGAATGAGTTTATCTTCACCAATGACTTGTACGATCTTGATAAACGCAAAAAAGCGCTGCAGATCCTAATGGAGATTAAACAGTAG
- the gabT gene encoding 4-aminobutyrate--2-oxoglutarate transaminase, whose protein sequence is MTTTNDSLMARRQAAVAGGVGQIHPIFTARAENATVWDVEGREFIDFAGGIAVLNTGHLHPKVKAAVAAQLDNFSHTCFMVLGYESYIQVCEKLNQLVPGDFAKKTALFTSGSEAVENAVKVARAYTKRAGVIAFTSGYHGRTIAALALTGKVAPYSKGMGLMSANVFRAEFPCEMHGVSDDDAMASIERIFKNDAEPSDIAAIILEPVQGEGGFYAASPAFMQRLRALCDREGIMLIADEVQTGAGRTGTFFAMEQMGVSADITTFAKSIAGGFPLSGITGRAQVMDAVGPGGLGGTYGGSPLACAAALAVIEVFEEEKLLDRANTIGKRIKSALNVMQVEHAQIADVRGLGAMIAIELMEDGKPAPHYCAQVLADARDRGLILLSCGTYGNVLRILVPLTAPDAQIDAGLGILKASFDAVLKS, encoded by the coding sequence ATGACAACAACCAATGATTCATTGATGGCACGTCGCCAAGCCGCAGTTGCGGGTGGTGTCGGGCAAATTCACCCGATCTTTACCGCGCGCGCCGAAAACGCGACCGTGTGGGATGTTGAAGGGCGCGAGTTTATCGATTTTGCGGGCGGCATTGCTGTGCTTAATACCGGTCATCTTCACCCTAAAGTGAAGGCGGCGGTTGCGGCTCAGCTGGATAATTTCTCCCACACTTGTTTTATGGTGCTTGGTTACGAGAGCTATATCCAAGTGTGTGAAAAGCTCAATCAATTGGTGCCAGGGGATTTTGCCAAGAAGACGGCATTATTCACTAGTGGTTCAGAAGCGGTTGAAAACGCAGTTAAAGTGGCGCGTGCCTATACCAAACGTGCTGGCGTGATTGCGTTTACCTCTGGCTACCATGGTCGCACTATCGCGGCCTTAGCACTGACCGGAAAAGTCGCGCCTTACAGTAAAGGTATGGGTCTGATGTCGGCGAATGTGTTCCGCGCTGAGTTCCCGTGCGAGATGCACGGCGTGTCCGATGATGATGCTATGGCTTCGATTGAACGTATTTTTAAAAATGATGCCGAGCCAAGTGATATTGCCGCCATTATTTTAGAGCCAGTACAGGGCGAGGGTGGTTTCTACGCCGCATCACCTGCTTTTATGCAGCGGTTGCGGGCATTGTGTGATCGTGAGGGCATTATGCTGATCGCCGATGAAGTGCAAACGGGCGCTGGTCGTACTGGTACCTTCTTTGCCATGGAGCAAATGGGCGTGAGTGCGGATATCACCACTTTTGCTAAATCTATTGCGGGTGGTTTCCCTCTTTCGGGCATTACTGGCCGCGCGCAAGTGATGGATGCGGTGGGGCCTGGTGGTCTTGGCGGTACGTATGGTGGCAGCCCGTTAGCGTGCGCCGCAGCGCTTGCTGTCATTGAAGTGTTTGAAGAAGAAAAGCTGTTAGACCGCGCCAATACCATAGGTAAGCGCATTAAGTCTGCATTGAATGTGATGCAAGTCGAGCATGCACAAATCGCCGATGTGCGTGGTTTAGGCGCGATGATCGCCATTGAATTAATGGAAGATGGCAAGCCTGCACCGCACTATTGCGCGCAAGTGTTGGCTGATGCCCGTGACCGTGGATTGATTTTATTATCCTGCGGCACTTACGGTAATGTGCTGCGTATTTTGGTGCCATTAACCGCGCCGGATGCACAAATTGATGCAGGCCTTGGTATCCTCAAAGCCAGCTTCGATGCCGTTTTGAAAAGCTAA
- the gabD gene encoding NADP-dependent succinate-semialdehyde dehydrogenase, producing the protein MQLNDPSLLHQQSFINGQWCDAVSGDTLKVVNPATNALIGHVPNMGQVETEMAIKAAEAALPAWRALTAKERGAKLRRWFELLNENSDDLALLMTTEQGKPLAEAKGEVTYAASFIEWFAEEAKRIYGDTIPGHQGDKRLMVIKQPVGVTAAITPWNFPAAMITRKAAPALAAGCTMVVKPAHQTPFTALAMAELAKRAGIPAGVFSVLTGDAVQIGNEMCSNPIVRKLSFTGSTNIGIKLMAQCAPTLKKLSLELGGNAPFIVFNDANIDAAVEGAMIAKYRNAGQTCVCANRIYVQDGVYDEFALKLSTAVGKLKVGEGIKEGITTGPLINAAAVEKVQSHLIDAIAKGASVLAGGKVHDLGGNFFEPTVLTNVNKSMLVAREETFGPLAPLFKFSDVDDVIKQANDTEFGLAAYFYGRDISLVWKVAEALEYGMVGVNTGLISTEVAPFGGMKSSGLGREGSKYGIEEYLEMKYICMSV; encoded by the coding sequence GTGCAATTAAATGATCCGAGTTTGCTACATCAACAGTCTTTTATTAATGGTCAATGGTGTGATGCCGTTTCTGGTGACACATTAAAGGTGGTTAATCCCGCAACCAATGCCCTGATTGGTCATGTTCCTAATATGGGACAAGTTGAAACCGAGATGGCGATTAAGGCGGCAGAAGCGGCTTTACCTGCATGGCGAGCGCTCACAGCCAAAGAGCGCGGCGCTAAGTTAAGGCGTTGGTTTGAATTACTCAATGAAAACAGTGATGACTTAGCATTGCTCATGACGACTGAGCAGGGTAAACCGCTGGCAGAAGCTAAAGGTGAAGTAACCTATGCCGCTTCGTTTATCGAGTGGTTTGCCGAAGAAGCGAAACGTATTTATGGCGATACCATTCCCGGACATCAAGGGGATAAGCGCTTGATGGTGATCAAGCAGCCTGTCGGTGTAACCGCTGCGATAACGCCGTGGAACTTTCCTGCGGCGATGATCACCCGTAAAGCCGCTCCAGCGTTAGCTGCTGGTTGCACTATGGTGGTAAAACCGGCGCACCAAACACCATTTACCGCATTAGCGATGGCTGAACTCGCTAAGCGTGCCGGTATTCCTGCGGGCGTATTTAGTGTGTTAACGGGTGATGCGGTGCAGATTGGTAATGAAATGTGCAGCAACCCGATAGTGCGTAAGCTGTCTTTCACTGGCTCAACCAATATCGGTATTAAATTAATGGCGCAATGTGCGCCTACCTTAAAAAAACTGTCGCTAGAGCTTGGCGGCAATGCGCCATTTATCGTGTTTAATGATGCCAATATCGATGCCGCTGTCGAAGGCGCTATGATTGCTAAATATCGTAATGCTGGCCAAACCTGCGTCTGCGCTAACCGCATTTATGTGCAAGACGGTGTATACGACGAGTTCGCCTTAAAACTCAGCACTGCAGTGGGCAAGCTTAAGGTTGGAGAGGGCATCAAGGAGGGCATCACTACGGGTCCGTTGATCAATGCTGCCGCAGTCGAAAAAGTGCAAAGTCATCTTATCGACGCCATAGCTAAAGGTGCATCTGTGCTCGCAGGCGGTAAAGTCCACGACCTTGGCGGTAATTTCTTCGAGCCAACCGTGCTGACTAACGTTAATAAAAGCATGCTCGTTGCCCGCGAAGAAACCTTTGGTCCACTCGCGCCGCTGTTTAAATTCAGCGATGTCGACGATGTGATTAAACAAGCTAACGATACTGAATTTGGCCTTGCCGCTTATTTCTATGGCCGCGATATTTCACTGGTGTGGAAAGTCGCCGAAGCCTTGGAATACGGCATGGTTGGGGTCAACACTGGCTTGATTTCGACGGAAGTCGCACCCTTTGGCGGGATGAAATCCTCTGGACTGGGCCGCGAAGGTTCTAAGTACGGCATCGAAGAATATTTAGAAATGAAGTACATCTGCATGTCCGTTTAA
- a CDS encoding NAD(P)/FAD-dependent oxidoreductase → MSAIAHAGSYYAASANDKVERPRLEESIEADVCVIGAGYTGLSAALHLLESGFSVVVLEAARIGWGASGRNGGQIVNSFSRDIDTIEKTVGKEQGKLFGQMAFEGGKIIRDRIAKYNIQCDLKDGGVFAAMNEKQMGHLRHQKQLWESHGHVNQLELLDAKGIRGVVNTERYVGGLLDKSGGHIHPLNLALGEARAVESLGGKIFEDSAVLSVDEGDSPVVHTAQGSVKAKFVVVAGNAYLGKLMPELQAKSMPCGTQVITTEPLSDDLAASLLPQDYCVEDCNYLLDYFRLSGDKRMIYGGGVVYGARDPADIKSIIIPNMLKTFPQLKDVKIDYAWTGNFLLTLSRLPQVGRIGKNIYYSQGCSGHGVTYTHLAGKLLAEMLNGQATRFDAFAALPHYPFPGGHALRVPFSAIGAWYYTLRDKLGL, encoded by the coding sequence ATGTCTGCCATAGCTCACGCTGGATCATATTATGCGGCATCGGCCAACGATAAGGTTGAACGTCCGCGCCTAGAGGAATCGATTGAAGCCGATGTTTGTGTGATTGGCGCGGGTTATACGGGCCTTTCTGCTGCGCTACATTTATTAGAATCTGGCTTTAGTGTGGTGGTGTTAGAAGCCGCTCGCATTGGCTGGGGCGCCTCGGGTCGTAATGGCGGACAAATCGTCAATAGTTTTAGCCGTGACATTGATACTATTGAAAAAACAGTCGGCAAAGAACAAGGTAAACTCTTTGGCCAAATGGCCTTTGAGGGCGGAAAAATCATCCGCGATCGGATTGCTAAGTACAACATTCAATGCGATCTAAAAGATGGCGGCGTGTTTGCTGCGATGAACGAAAAACAAATGGGTCATCTGCGCCATCAAAAGCAACTGTGGGAAAGCCACGGTCATGTTAATCAGCTCGAACTCCTCGATGCCAAAGGCATTCGCGGTGTGGTAAATACTGAGCGCTATGTCGGTGGTCTGCTCGATAAAAGCGGCGGCCATATTCACCCACTTAACTTAGCTCTTGGCGAAGCGCGTGCGGTCGAATCCCTCGGCGGCAAGATTTTTGAAGACTCAGCAGTGCTGAGTGTCGATGAAGGCGATAGCCCAGTTGTGCATACGGCGCAGGGCAGTGTCAAAGCCAAGTTTGTGGTCGTGGCGGGTAATGCTTATTTAGGTAAGTTAATGCCAGAGCTGCAGGCGAAATCTATGCCCTGCGGCACGCAAGTGATTACCACTGAGCCTTTGAGTGACGATTTGGCGGCGAGCTTATTACCGCAGGATTACTGCGTCGAAGACTGTAACTATCTACTCGATTATTTCCGCCTGTCTGGCGACAAGCGGATGATTTACGGCGGCGGCGTAGTGTATGGCGCCCGCGATCCGGCGGATATCAAGTCGATCATCATTCCGAATATGCTCAAAACCTTTCCGCAATTAAAAGATGTGAAGATCGATTATGCGTGGACAGGTAACTTCCTACTGACGCTATCGCGCCTGCCACAGGTCGGTCGTATCGGTAAGAATATCTATTATTCACAGGGTTGCAGTGGCCACGGTGTCACTTATACCCATCTGGCAGGCAAGTTACTGGCCGAAATGCTCAACGGCCAAGCCACGCGTTTCGACGCCTTTGCTGCATTGCCACATTATCCATTCCCCGGTGGTCACGCACTTCGCGTCCCTTTTAGTGCTATCGGAGCTTGGTATTACACGTTAAGAGACAAACTGGGTCTCTAA
- a CDS encoding ABC transporter permease subunit, whose amino-acid sequence MKKLSFSSAMLWFGLFFLYAPMLVLVIYSFNDSKLVTVWGGFSPKWYGELFADQQILDAVWTSLRIAFYSSTMAVIIGTMAAFVMTRFKRSWAKLTLSNMITAPLVMPEVITGLSLLLLFVHMADLFGWPKERGMLTVWIAHSTFCAAYVAVVVSSRLRELDMSIEEAAMDLGATPLKTFFLITVPMISPALVAGWLLSFSLSLDDLVIASFASGPGATTLPMVVFSSVRLGVSPKINALATLIILCVSLIAFLSWYMARRAEKRDRTPMN is encoded by the coding sequence ATGAAAAAGTTAAGTTTTTCTTCAGCGATGTTGTGGTTTGGCTTGTTCTTCCTGTATGCACCTATGTTAGTGCTGGTGATTTACTCCTTTAACGACTCTAAATTAGTGACGGTATGGGGCGGATTTTCACCTAAATGGTACGGTGAGTTATTTGCCGATCAACAGATTTTAGATGCAGTATGGACCAGTCTACGGATTGCCTTTTATAGCTCAACCATGGCGGTGATTATTGGCACTATGGCGGCTTTTGTGATGACACGCTTTAAGCGCTCATGGGCGAAGCTGACATTATCGAACATGATTACAGCACCACTGGTTATGCCAGAGGTGATCACAGGTCTGTCTTTGCTACTGCTATTTGTGCACATGGCCGACTTGTTTGGTTGGCCTAAAGAGCGCGGCATGTTGACCGTGTGGATTGCGCATTCGACCTTCTGCGCTGCCTATGTGGCTGTGGTTGTGTCGTCAAGATTGCGCGAGCTGGACATGTCTATCGAAGAAGCGGCAATGGACTTAGGGGCAACCCCGCTTAAGACCTTCTTCCTCATCACTGTGCCTATGATTTCGCCGGCGCTGGTGGCGGGTTGGTTGTTGTCATTCAGTTTGTCCTTGGACGATTTAGTGATCGCAAGCTTTGCCTCGGGCCCAGGTGCAACGACGCTACCTATGGTGGTGTTCTCCTCAGTACGTTTAGGGGTATCACCTAAGATCAACGCCTTAGCGACGCTGATCATTCTGTGTGTCTCCTTAATCGCCTTCTTGTCTTGGTATATGGCAAGGCGGGCAGAGAAACGCGACCGCACACCGATGAACTAG
- a CDS encoding ABC transporter permease subunit, protein MKIPTKLKWLKGRIWTIGIPYAWLLLFFALPFAIVLKLSFSTAAIAIPPYEATFQYADDVLNIFLHFGNYLMLLDDSLYYMAYLSSLKMALISTIGCLIIGYPMAYAIARAPARLQTVLLLLVMLPSWTSFLIRVYAWMGILSNTGIINHSLMWLGIISEPLQILNTNIAVYIGIIYAYLPFMILPLYATLVKLDMSLIEAASDLGSSRLNTFWKITFPLSKSGVIAGSMLVFIPAVGEFVIPELLGGPDSLMIGRVLWQEFFNNRDWPVASSLAIVMLGLLIIPITLFHRYQARSLEKDL, encoded by the coding sequence ATGAAGATACCGACTAAATTAAAGTGGCTCAAAGGCCGCATTTGGACCATAGGCATACCCTATGCTTGGCTGTTATTGTTCTTTGCCTTGCCATTTGCGATTGTCCTTAAACTGAGTTTTTCGACGGCGGCGATTGCGATCCCGCCCTATGAAGCCACGTTCCAATATGCCGATGATGTGTTAAATATCTTCCTGCATTTTGGTAACTATTTGATGTTGCTTGATGATTCGCTGTATTACATGGCGTATCTCAGCTCATTGAAAATGGCGTTAATCTCGACTATCGGCTGTTTGATTATTGGCTATCCAATGGCCTATGCGATTGCCCGTGCGCCAGCGCGTTTGCAAACTGTATTGCTGCTGTTAGTCATGTTGCCTTCTTGGACCTCATTTTTAATCCGGGTTTACGCTTGGATGGGGATCTTAAGTAACACAGGGATCATCAACCATTCGCTGATGTGGCTGGGAATCATCTCTGAGCCGTTACAAATCCTCAATACCAATATTGCCGTGTATATCGGCATTATCTATGCGTATTTACCTTTTATGATTTTGCCTTTGTACGCCACCTTAGTGAAACTCGATATGAGTTTGATTGAAGCCGCGTCTGACTTAGGCTCAAGCCGTTTAAATACCTTCTGGAAAATCACTTTCCCGCTGTCAAAAAGCGGTGTGATTGCCGGTTCTATGTTGGTGTTTATTCCTGCCGTGGGTGAGTTTGTGATCCCTGAACTACTCGGTGGTCCAGATTCCTTAATGATAGGTCGAGTCTTATGGCAAGAATTCTTCAATAACCGCGACTGGCCTGTGGCTTCGTCACTGGCGATTGTGATGCTGGGCTTATTGATTATTCCTATTACTTTATTCCATCGCTATCAGGCGCGTAGTTTGGAGAAAGACCTATGA
- the potA gene encoding polyamine ABC transporter ATP-binding protein, producing the protein MAITSGVTNKPTTKTQEKVLLRIERVSKLFDDVRAVDDVSLTINKGEIFALLGGSGSGKSTLLRMLAGFEKPTSGRIFLDGEDITDLPPYERPINMMFQSYALFPHMTVAQNIAFGLKQDKLPKAEIEQRVQDMLKLVHMEQYGKRKPHQLSGGQRQRVALARSLAKRPKLLLLDEPMGALDKKLRTQMQLEVVEILERVGVTCVMVTHDQEEAMTMAGRISIMSDGWIAQTGSPMDIYESPNSRMIAEFIGTVNLFGGAIEVDEVDHLIIKPNELAQSFYVGYGVSTNVEDKNVWLAVRPEKTIISREQPEGQYNWAKGIVHDIAYLGGISVYYIRLENGQIVQCSMTNRERRADHATWDDEVFISWEDTSGVVLRS; encoded by the coding sequence ATGGCAATCACCTCGGGCGTCACCAATAAACCGACAACAAAGACGCAAGAAAAAGTACTGCTCAGAATTGAGCGGGTAAGCAAGTTATTTGATGACGTACGGGCTGTCGACGACGTGTCATTAACCATCAATAAAGGCGAAATCTTTGCCTTACTCGGCGGCTCTGGCTCGGGTAAGTCGACGCTATTGCGCATGTTAGCGGGATTTGAAAAGCCCACCTCTGGCCGTATTTTCCTCGATGGCGAAGACATCACAGATTTACCTCCCTATGAACGTCCGATCAATATGATGTTCCAATCCTATGCTTTGTTTCCCCACATGACAGTGGCACAAAATATTGCCTTTGGTTTGAAGCAAGACAAGTTACCTAAGGCCGAGATTGAGCAGCGCGTACAAGACATGCTCAAGTTAGTACACATGGAGCAATACGGTAAACGTAAGCCGCATCAGTTATCCGGTGGTCAACGTCAGCGTGTTGCCTTGGCTCGTTCACTGGCAAAACGGCCGAAATTATTACTGCTCGATGAGCCTATGGGCGCATTGGACAAAAAACTGCGTACCCAGATGCAACTCGAAGTGGTTGAAATTCTTGAGCGTGTCGGTGTGACCTGCGTGATGGTGACCCACGATCAAGAAGAAGCCATGACAATGGCGGGGCGCATTTCAATTATGAGCGACGGTTGGATTGCCCAAACAGGCTCGCCCATGGATATTTACGAAAGCCCGAACAGCCGCATGATTGCCGAGTTTATCGGCACTGTGAACTTGTTTGGTGGCGCGATTGAAGTGGATGAAGTCGACCATTTGATCATTAAACCTAATGAGTTGGCTCAATCTTTTTATGTCGGTTACGGTGTGTCGACCAACGTAGAAGACAAGAATGTGTGGCTCGCTGTGCGTCCGGAAAAGACTATCATTAGCCGTGAACAGCCTGAAGGTCAGTACAACTGGGCGAAAGGAATCGTACACGATATCGCGTATTTAGGCGGTATTTCAGTGTATTACATTCGTTTAGAGAATGGTCAAATAGTACAGTGCAGTATGACTAACCGTGAACGCCGCGCCGATCATGCCACATGGGATGACGAAGTGTTCATCAGTTGGGAGGACACCAGTGGCGTGGTGTTGAGATCATGA